A stretch of Klebsiella sp. RHBSTW-00484 DNA encodes these proteins:
- a CDS encoding peptidoglycan DD-metalloendopeptidase family protein, which yields MYSTDVVKENAYLSATRSGLESNEIATLQRSLPSRFNLRHLKKNESLKLVLQKKAGKSRVVAYKFTSGSFNYTAYRISDKKFYNLSDTSGKGSLDYPLPATARLSSPFNPARLNPVSGKVSPHNGIDYSMPMNTKIVSVIDGKITRAEYNSTMGYFVEVTGKAGVKTRYLHLNKILVTKGARVTRGDAIALSGNSGRSSGPHLHYELVINNNPVNSLAFRTAAPADNKLEQHAFAHARDYERYLD from the coding sequence ATGTATTCTACCGATGTCGTAAAAGAAAATGCCTACCTTTCAGCCACCCGCTCGGGGCTGGAATCGAACGAGATCGCTACTCTTCAGCGCTCCTTGCCTTCCCGGTTTAATCTGCGGCATTTGAAAAAAAATGAATCATTAAAACTCGTACTGCAAAAGAAAGCGGGAAAATCACGTGTCGTGGCCTATAAATTTACGTCCGGTTCATTTAATTACACGGCGTATCGTATATCAGATAAAAAGTTCTATAACCTTTCCGATACTTCCGGGAAAGGCAGTCTCGATTATCCGTTACCGGCCACAGCAAGACTCAGTTCGCCTTTCAATCCTGCAAGACTTAACCCGGTATCGGGAAAAGTGAGTCCCCATAATGGCATTGATTATTCCATGCCCATGAACACGAAAATAGTCAGCGTCATCGACGGAAAAATCACCCGGGCCGAATACAACAGTACCATGGGATATTTTGTTGAAGTAACGGGAAAAGCCGGTGTTAAAACTCGCTATCTCCACCTCAATAAAATACTCGTTACTAAAGGGGCCAGGGTTACCCGGGGAGACGCTATTGCGTTATCCGGTAACAGCGGACGTTCATCCGGTCCTCATCTGCATTACGAGCTGGTCATCAATAACAATCCTGTTAACTCACTGGCGTTCCGGACGGCGGCACCCGCTGATAACAAACTCGAACAGCATGCCTTTGCGCATGCCAGAGACTACGAACGATACCTGGACTGA
- a CDS encoding DUF411 domain-containing protein produces the protein MKKVVLMALALGLSLPAMASEKVIDMYKSENCGCCSLWGKAMEKDGFEVRTHVMNDQALSALKEKHAVPAGLRSCHTAVAGNLIIEGHVPATTIHKAMQSGSGIYGLATPGMPAGSPGMEMGARKEAYDVIAFSPEGSKKVFQRIE, from the coding sequence ATGAAAAAAGTGGTTCTGATGGCGCTGGCTCTCGGCCTTTCACTGCCCGCGATGGCGAGTGAAAAAGTGATTGATATGTACAAATCTGAAAACTGTGGCTGTTGTTCCCTGTGGGGCAAAGCGATGGAAAAAGACGGGTTTGAAGTACGAACTCACGTCATGAATGATCAGGCGCTGTCAGCCCTGAAAGAAAAGCATGCTGTTCCTGCAGGACTGCGAAGTTGTCATACCGCGGTTGCCGGTAATTTGATCATTGAAGGCCATGTGCCTGCGACAACGATACATAAGGCAATGCAGTCTGGTTCAGGTATATACGGTCTCGCCACCCCCGGTATGCCAGCAGGAAGTCCTGGAATGGAGATGGGAGCCCGAAAAGAGGCTTACGATGTTATCGCATTCTCACCGGAGGGAAGTAAAAAAGTCTTCCAGCGAATCGAATAG
- the silA gene encoding Cu(+)/Ag(+) efflux RND transporter permease subunit SilA: protein MIEWIIRRSVANRFLVMMGALFLSIWGTWTIINTPVDALPDLSDVQVIIKTSYPGQAPQIVENQVTYPLTTTMLSVPGAKTVRGFSQFGDSYVYVIFEDGTDLYWARSRVLEYLNQVQGKLPAGVSSEIGPDATGVGWIFEYALVDRSGKHDLSELRSLQDWFLKFELKTIPNVAEVASVGGVVKQYQIQVNPEKLSQYGVSLPEVKQALESSNQEAGGSSVEMAEAEYMVRASGYLQTIDDFNNIVLKTGENGVPVYLRDVARVQTGPEMRRGIAELNGQGEVAGGVVILRSGKNARDVITAVRDKLETLKASLPEGVEIVTTYDRSQLIDRAIDNLSYKLLEEFIVVAIVCALFLWHVRSALVAIISLPLGLCIAFIVMHFQGLNANIMSLGGIAIAVGAMVDAAIVMIENAHKRLEEWDHQHPGEQIDNATRWKVITDASVEVGPALFISLLIITLSFIPIFTLEGQEGRLFGPLAFTKTYSMAGAAALAIIVIPILMGFWIRGKIPAETSNPLNRVLIKAYHPLLLRVLHWPKTTLLVAALSIFTVIWPLSQVGGEFLPKINEGDLLYMPSTLPGVSPAEAAALLQTTDKLIKSVPEVASVFGKTGKAQTATDSAPLEMVETTIQLKPEDQWRPGMTIDKIIEELDRTVRLPGLANLWVPPIRNRIDMLSTGIKSPIGIKVSGTVLSDIDATAQSIEAVTKTVPGVVSVLAERLEGGRYIDVDINREKASRYGMTVGDVQLFVSSAIGGATVGETVEGVARYPINIRYPQDYRNSPQALKQMPILTPMKQQITLGDVADIKVVSGPTMLKTENARPASWIYVDARGRDMVSVVNDIKTVISEKVKLRPGTSVAFSGQFELLEHASKKLKLMVPMTVMIIFILLYLAFRRVDEALLILMSLPFALIGGIWFLYWQGFHMSVATGTGFIALAGVAAEFGVVMLMYLRHAIEAHPELSRKETFTPEGLDEALYHGAVLRVRPKAMTVAVIIAGLLPILWGTGAGSEVMSRIAAPMIGGMITAPLLSLFIIPAAYKLIWLRRHKKSVS from the coding sequence ATTAAAACCAGCTATCCCGGACAGGCCCCGCAGATTGTAGAAAACCAGGTCACCTATCCACTTACCACCACCATGCTGTCCGTACCTGGCGCAAAAACCGTGCGTGGTTTCTCACAGTTCGGGGATTCGTATGTGTATGTCATTTTTGAAGACGGGACCGATCTGTACTGGGCCCGTTCGCGCGTGCTGGAATACCTGAATCAGGTTCAGGGCAAACTGCCTGCGGGTGTGAGCTCTGAAATCGGTCCGGACGCCACGGGAGTGGGCTGGATATTTGAATATGCCCTGGTCGATCGCAGCGGAAAACACGACCTTTCAGAACTGCGTTCTTTGCAGGACTGGTTCCTGAAATTTGAACTGAAAACCATCCCGAACGTGGCGGAAGTAGCTTCGGTTGGCGGCGTGGTGAAACAGTATCAGATCCAGGTCAATCCGGAGAAATTGTCCCAGTACGGTGTCAGCCTGCCTGAAGTGAAACAGGCTCTTGAATCGTCTAACCAGGAGGCCGGTGGTTCATCCGTTGAAATGGCCGAAGCGGAGTATATGGTCCGGGCCAGCGGATATCTTCAGACCATTGATGATTTCAATAACATTGTCCTGAAAACCGGCGAGAACGGTGTACCGGTTTATCTGCGGGATGTTGCCCGCGTGCAGACCGGGCCTGAAATGCGGCGAGGTATTGCCGAACTGAACGGCCAGGGGGAAGTCGCTGGCGGCGTGGTGATCCTGCGGTCGGGTAAGAATGCGCGCGACGTTATCACGGCAGTGAGGGATAAACTGGAGACGCTGAAGGCCAGCCTGCCGGAAGGTGTTGAAATTGTGACCACCTACGATCGCAGCCAGTTAATCGATCGGGCCATTGATAACCTCAGCTACAAACTCCTGGAAGAGTTTATCGTGGTGGCCATCGTCTGTGCCCTGTTCCTGTGGCACGTACGTTCTGCCCTGGTGGCAATTATTTCTCTGCCGCTTGGCCTGTGTATCGCCTTTATCGTCATGCACTTCCAGGGACTGAACGCCAATATCATGTCGCTGGGAGGGATAGCGATTGCCGTCGGTGCGATGGTGGATGCCGCCATTGTGATGATTGAAAATGCGCACAAACGGCTTGAGGAGTGGGATCATCAGCATCCGGGTGAGCAGATTGACAACGCCACCCGCTGGAAGGTGATTACCGACGCCTCCGTGGAAGTGGGACCCGCGTTGTTCATTAGCCTGCTGATCATCACCCTGTCCTTTATTCCTATCTTTACCCTGGAAGGGCAGGAAGGTCGTCTGTTTGGCCCGCTGGCATTCACGAAAACGTACTCCATGGCGGGAGCGGCCGCACTGGCCATCATCGTCATTCCTATTCTGATGGGATTCTGGATCCGGGGGAAAATTCCTGCCGAGACAAGTAACCCCCTGAACCGGGTGCTGATCAAAGCGTATCATCCTTTGCTGCTGCGGGTCCTCCACTGGCCAAAAACAACCCTGCTGGTTGCGGCCTTGTCCATTTTCACGGTTATCTGGCCACTGAGTCAGGTGGGCGGTGAATTTCTGCCGAAGATTAACGAGGGCGATCTGCTGTATATGCCGTCGACCTTGCCTGGCGTCTCTCCGGCAGAAGCTGCAGCGCTCCTGCAGACAACAGACAAGTTAATCAAAAGCGTTCCTGAAGTGGCTTCTGTATTTGGCAAGACCGGTAAAGCACAGACCGCAACGGATTCCGCGCCGCTCGAAATGGTGGAAACCACGATCCAGCTCAAACCTGAGGATCAGTGGCGTCCAGGCATGACGATTGACAAGATTATTGAAGAACTCGACAGGACCGTCCGTTTACCGGGGCTGGCAAACCTCTGGGTGCCGCCAATCCGTAACCGTATTGATATGCTCTCAACCGGGATCAAAAGCCCGATAGGTATCAAAGTGTCCGGGACTGTTCTGTCGGATATCGACGCGACGGCGCAGAGTATCGAGGCGGTAACCAAAACGGTACCGGGTGTGGTGTCTGTCCTGGCTGAGCGACTGGAAGGTGGACGTTACATTGATGTGGACATTAACCGGGAAAAAGCTTCCCGGTACGGGATGACAGTAGGTGATGTCCAGCTGTTCGTCTCATCAGCCATCGGCGGTGCGACGGTAGGGGAAACGGTGGAAGGCGTGGCCCGGTACCCTATTAACATTCGTTACCCACAGGATTACCGCAACAGTCCGCAGGCGCTGAAACAGATGCCGATCCTGACCCCGATGAAGCAGCAGATCACACTGGGCGATGTTGCCGATATTAAAGTCGTTTCCGGACCAACCATGCTGAAAACCGAAAATGCCCGGCCAGCCAGCTGGATTTATGTTGATGCCCGCGGCAGGGACATGGTGTCAGTGGTTAACGATATTAAGACGGTCATCAGCGAGAAAGTGAAACTGAGACCGGGGACCAGTGTGGCATTCTCAGGACAGTTTGAATTACTCGAGCACGCCAGCAAGAAATTAAAACTGATGGTACCGATGACGGTGATGATCATTTTCATCCTGTTATATCTGGCATTTCGCCGTGTTGACGAAGCCCTGCTGATCCTGATGAGTCTGCCGTTTGCGTTGATTGGCGGGATATGGTTCCTGTACTGGCAGGGCTTCCATATGTCTGTGGCGACCGGAACCGGATTTATCGCCCTGGCCGGGGTGGCAGCAGAGTTTGGCGTGGTCATGCTGATGTATCTGCGTCATGCCATTGAAGCGCACCCGGAATTGTCCCGTAAAGAGACGTTCACACCGGAAGGCCTTGATGAAGCCCTCTATCATGGTGCCGTACTGCGTGTCCGGCCGAAAGCCATGACCGTGGCGGTGATCATTGCGGGTCTGCTGCCAATACTCTGGGGAACCGGTGCAGGTTCAGAAGTCATGAGCCGTATCGCGGCACCCATGATTGGTGGGATGATCACGGCTCCGCTGCTGTCCCTGTTCATTATTCCTGCCGCCTACAAATTAATCTGGCTGCGCAGACATAAAAAAAGCGTGTCCTGA
- a CDS encoding copper resistance protein, with product MNILITTTAFTALFCGAAFAQSSDIAHEAHRFVNNASAVSHVNSSTHENLPDRVNKNNTPSFSEMNEHERAIVAHSFMNNSASYAHQKMIEEHKKMLSGSDANSKTSSSSFNELNAGEKAALVHEQVNNAGVEAHQTQARKLRGLYSTR from the coding sequence ATGAATATATTAATCACGACCACTGCGTTTACAGCTTTATTTTGTGGGGCAGCTTTTGCTCAGTCCAGTGATATTGCCCATGAAGCACATCGATTTGTTAATAATGCCTCAGCCGTCAGTCATGTGAATTCCTCGACGCATGAAAATTTACCGGACAGGGTTAATAAAAACAACACGCCCTCATTCTCTGAAATGAATGAACATGAAAGGGCCATTGTTGCTCATTCATTTATGAACAACAGCGCGTCCTATGCGCATCAGAAAATGATTGAGGAACATAAAAAAATGCTGTCCGGCAGTGATGCAAATTCAAAGACCTCGTCTTCTTCTTTTAACGAACTGAATGCCGGAGAAAAAGCCGCTCTCGTGCATGAGCAGGTCAATAATGCCGGTGTGGAAGCACATCAGACGCAGGCAAGAAAGCTTCGCGGGCTGTATTCGACCAGGTAA
- a CDS encoding DUF2933 domain-containing protein, which translates to MKSTTYALIAVAAIAAFALLREHWSHVAGYWPYLLLLLCPLMHLFHGHGGHGDHQHHGSENDKKN; encoded by the coding sequence ATGAAAAGTACCACCTATGCGCTTATTGCTGTCGCCGCGATTGCGGCATTTGCTCTCCTGCGCGAACACTGGTCACATGTGGCAGGCTACTGGCCATATCTGTTACTGCTGCTTTGTCCGCTCATGCATCTTTTCCACGGTCACGGGGGGCATGGAGATCATCAACATCACGGAAGTGAAAACGATAAAAAAAATTAA
- the silP gene encoding Ag(+)-translocating P-type ATPase SilP, with product MKNDNAVQHNNQTASEQTLSPDESHVLHKVRDPVCGMAILPDRAHSSIRYQDHQLYFCSASCESKFKAHPDRYLTEDASEHSHHHHHDHHEVSPDQIKQPHHQAEKENSEGVWTCPMHPEIRRSGPGSCPVCGMALEPLVATASTGPSDELRDMTRRFWLGLLLAFPVLVLEMGSHLFPALRNTVPPQYNTWLQLLLASPVVLWCGWPFFARAGMSLRNRSLNMFTLVAMGTGVAWVYSVIATVFPSWFPASFRNMDGLVAVYFEAAAVITVLVLLGQVLELRAREQTSGAITALLNLAPKTARRLDHDGHETDINAEDVLPGDKLRIRPGESIPVDGIVVEGKTTVDESMVTGESMPVTKTEGDPVIGGTINQTGSLIIRAEKVGDETMLSRIVQMVADAQRSRAPIQRMADSVSGWFVPLVILIAVVAFMIWSVWGPEPRMAHGLIAAVSVLIIACPCALGLATPMSIMVGVGKGAQAGVLIKNAEALERLEKVDTLVVDKTGTLTEGSPTVTGIISLNPGGETSLLRVTAAVEKGSQHPLGMAVVKAAQEKGIAIPAVTHFNAPSGKGVSGDVEGQRVVIGNELAMQENSIVIDNQKAVADTLRMEGATVIYVATDGHLAGLIAISDPVKATTPDALKALRQAGIRIVMLTGDNQLTAEAVARKLGIDEVEAGILPDGKKAVITRLKASGHVVAMAGDGVNDAPALAAADVGIAMGTGTDVAIESAGVTLLKGDLMILNRARHLSEITMKNIRQNLFFAFIYNALGVPVAAGLLYPVYGILLSPVIAAAAMALSSVSVIVNALRLKSVRLGK from the coding sequence GTGAAAAATGACAATGCAGTGCAACACAACAACCAGACTGCTTCTGAGCAGACATTATCCCCGGACGAGAGCCACGTATTGCATAAGGTGAGAGATCCCGTGTGCGGGATGGCCATCCTGCCCGACAGGGCGCACAGCAGCATTCGATACCAGGACCATCAACTTTATTTCTGCTCCGCCAGCTGTGAGAGTAAATTTAAAGCCCATCCCGATCGTTATCTTACCGAAGATGCCAGTGAACATTCCCATCACCATCACCACGATCATCACGAAGTCAGCCCTGATCAGATAAAACAGCCTCACCACCAGGCGGAGAAAGAGAATTCTGAAGGTGTGTGGACATGTCCGATGCACCCGGAGATACGCCGCAGTGGTCCCGGAAGCTGTCCTGTCTGTGGAATGGCACTGGAGCCGCTCGTAGCTACGGCATCCACGGGGCCAAGTGATGAACTTCGCGACATGACAAGACGCTTCTGGCTGGGGTTGTTGCTGGCGTTTCCGGTTCTGGTACTCGAAATGGGATCTCATCTGTTTCCCGCCTTGAGGAATACAGTACCGCCACAGTACAACACATGGCTGCAGCTGCTTCTGGCCTCTCCTGTCGTGTTGTGGTGTGGCTGGCCATTCTTCGCCCGGGCCGGAATGTCGTTACGTAACCGCTCCCTGAATATGTTTACCCTTGTTGCAATGGGCACCGGCGTAGCCTGGGTGTACAGCGTCATTGCAACCGTCTTCCCCTCCTGGTTTCCTGCATCGTTCAGAAACATGGATGGCCTGGTGGCCGTTTATTTTGAAGCCGCAGCAGTTATTACGGTGCTTGTTCTGCTGGGACAGGTTCTTGAGCTGCGGGCACGGGAACAAACCTCAGGTGCCATTACTGCACTACTGAATCTTGCCCCCAAAACCGCCAGGCGGCTGGATCATGACGGTCATGAAACGGATATTAATGCGGAAGATGTTCTGCCTGGCGATAAGCTCCGCATCAGACCAGGAGAGAGTATTCCGGTCGACGGTATCGTGGTCGAAGGCAAAACAACCGTTGATGAATCGATGGTGACCGGGGAATCTATGCCTGTTACCAAAACGGAGGGTGACCCTGTCATCGGGGGGACCATTAATCAGACAGGTAGTCTTATCATCCGTGCAGAGAAAGTCGGTGATGAAACGATGCTCTCACGAATTGTTCAGATGGTCGCTGATGCACAGCGTTCGCGGGCCCCCATCCAGAGAATGGCTGACAGCGTTTCAGGCTGGTTTGTTCCTCTGGTGATACTTATCGCGGTTGTTGCTTTCATGATCTGGTCTGTCTGGGGGCCCGAGCCCAGGATGGCGCACGGTCTCATTGCGGCTGTGTCGGTCCTGATTATTGCCTGTCCCTGCGCGCTGGGGCTGGCCACGCCGATGTCGATAATGGTGGGGGTGGGCAAAGGAGCCCAGGCCGGGGTGTTAATCAAGAATGCCGAAGCCCTTGAGCGTCTTGAAAAAGTGGACACGCTGGTTGTCGACAAAACAGGCACGCTCACGGAAGGTTCGCCGACGGTGACAGGGATTATCAGTCTCAATCCGGGTGGGGAAACATCTCTTTTGCGTGTAACGGCCGCAGTGGAAAAAGGCTCGCAGCATCCGCTGGGTATGGCAGTAGTTAAAGCAGCACAGGAAAAGGGGATCGCAATACCCGCAGTCACTCATTTCAATGCGCCGTCGGGTAAAGGTGTCTCAGGCGATGTCGAAGGTCAACGGGTTGTTATTGGTAATGAACTGGCTATGCAGGAAAACAGTATCGTTATTGATAATCAAAAGGCCGTTGCGGATACGTTGCGGATGGAAGGCGCTACCGTTATCTATGTGGCCACAGACGGGCACCTTGCAGGCCTGATAGCTATCTCGGATCCCGTGAAAGCAACCACGCCGGATGCGCTTAAAGCTTTGCGTCAGGCGGGGATCCGCATCGTTATGCTCACCGGGGATAACCAGCTTACCGCTGAAGCAGTCGCACGGAAACTGGGAATAGATGAGGTTGAAGCCGGGATTCTGCCGGATGGCAAAAAAGCAGTGATAACCCGACTGAAAGCGTCTGGCCATGTGGTTGCGATGGCCGGAGACGGTGTGAATGATGCCCCGGCGCTGGCAGCGGCTGACGTGGGTATAGCCATGGGAACGGGTACAGATGTGGCAATTGAAAGTGCCGGAGTCACCCTTCTCAAAGGCGACTTGATGATACTGAACAGGGCCCGTCATCTGTCAGAAATCACCATGAAAAATATCCGACAGAATCTGTTTTTTGCATTTATCTACAACGCACTTGGCGTGCCTGTGGCTGCAGGTCTGCTTTATCCTGTGTATGGAATACTGCTGTCGCCAGTTATTGCGGCGGCGGCCATGGCTCTTTCCTCCGTCAGCGTCATTGTGAATGCGTTGCGTCTGAAAAGTGTCAGGCTCGGGAAATAA